A genomic region of Deltaproteobacteria bacterium contains the following coding sequences:
- a CDS encoding cation:proton antiporter yields the protein MGHLALLEQLAITAGLAALVTVLLAKARVPTVAGLLVVGALLGPFDLGLVRNAEAIETLAELGVVFLLFTIGLEFSTDRLRRVLGNAALGGLVQVLTTLAGGTGIATLLGHDLRRATFYGLACALSSTAIVLRALGDRGEVDAPHGRFTVGTLVLQDLCVIPMLLVVPALAGKGTASATALALGWALAKAALVVTAVLLAARLLLPRALRFVDAARSREVFLLAILTACVGTAWLTSLAGLSLALGAFLGGMVIADTDFQHRAMGDILPLRDALMSVFFISLGMLFDARLVLARPAAVGGLLLALLVGKGVLAALAALLVRLPARSAWLAGLSLAQFSEFGFVILKLGQAAGLTDRSTSGLILAAGILSMFFTPLLIALGPRITLAETLLAPLARWLRAHSLPEGGGVPATEGHTVIIGYGLAGRIVSRALGATNLRHIALELNIETVRRARAAGEPVEYADATSPEALAHANVAGARAVVVAINDPQAALRVVDTLRRVAPEVPLFVRTRHLAESERLLALGATDVIAEEVEASIEILVRLLRRLELPRNVIDRRVEAAREEHRTSRREVSVPRATLAEHEALAHLKIESLLVTSDSPCAGRTALELDLRRRTGALVVAIRREGKLLEHPGPQEPLRVGDVVYLVGSRESIRDALVLLGEPPPPGGP from the coding sequence GTGGGACACCTTGCGCTGCTCGAACAGCTCGCGATCACGGCAGGGCTCGCCGCCCTCGTCACGGTGCTGCTCGCCAAGGCGCGCGTGCCCACCGTCGCGGGCCTGCTCGTGGTGGGGGCCCTCCTCGGCCCCTTCGACCTGGGGCTCGTGCGCAACGCGGAGGCGATCGAGACCCTCGCCGAGCTCGGGGTCGTCTTCCTCCTCTTCACGATCGGGCTCGAGTTCTCCACCGACCGGTTGCGCCGCGTCCTCGGCAACGCGGCGCTCGGCGGGCTGGTCCAGGTCCTGACGACGCTCGCCGGCGGCACGGGCATCGCCACACTCCTCGGCCACGACCTGCGTCGCGCCACCTTTTACGGGCTCGCCTGCGCCCTCTCCAGCACGGCCATCGTGCTCCGCGCGCTCGGGGACCGCGGAGAGGTCGACGCCCCGCACGGCCGCTTCACCGTCGGGACGCTCGTCTTGCAAGATCTCTGCGTGATCCCCATGCTTCTCGTCGTCCCGGCCCTCGCCGGCAAGGGCACCGCCAGCGCGACGGCGCTCGCCCTCGGCTGGGCTCTCGCCAAGGCCGCGCTCGTGGTGACCGCCGTGCTCCTCGCCGCGCGCCTCCTCTTGCCGCGTGCACTCCGCTTCGTGGACGCCGCGCGCAGCCGCGAGGTCTTCCTCCTCGCGATCCTCACGGCCTGTGTGGGGACCGCCTGGCTGACCTCGCTCGCCGGTCTCTCGCTCGCGCTCGGCGCTTTCCTCGGCGGCATGGTGATCGCCGACACGGACTTCCAGCACCGCGCGATGGGGGACATCCTGCCGCTGCGTGACGCCCTGATGAGCGTCTTCTTCATCTCTCTCGGCATGCTCTTCGACGCGCGACTCGTCCTAGCGCGACCGGCGGCCGTCGGCGGTCTGCTCCTCGCCCTGCTCGTCGGTAAGGGCGTGCTCGCCGCCCTCGCGGCGCTTCTCGTGCGGCTCCCCGCGCGCTCCGCCTGGCTCGCCGGGCTCAGCCTCGCGCAGTTCAGCGAGTTCGGCTTCGTGATCCTGAAGCTCGGCCAGGCCGCGGGGCTGACCGACCGCTCGACCTCGGGGCTCATCCTCGCGGCCGGGATCCTGAGCATGTTCTTCACCCCCTTACTCATCGCGCTCGGTCCCCGGATCACTCTCGCCGAGACGCTGCTCGCCCCCCTCGCCCGCTGGCTCCGCGCCCACAGCCTTCCCGAAGGAGGCGGGGTTCCTGCTACCGAGGGGCACACCGTGATCATCGGCTACGGCCTCGCGGGGCGCATCGTTTCACGCGCCCTCGGGGCCACGAACCTCAGGCACATCGCCCTCGAGCTGAACATCGAGACCGTGCGTCGGGCCCGAGCCGCCGGGGAGCCTGTCGAGTACGCCGACGCCACGAGCCCCGAGGCCCTCGCCCACGCGAACGTGGCCGGCGCGCGCGCCGTCGTGGTCGCCATCAACGATCCACAAGCCGCCCTTCGCGTCGTGGACACGCTGCGCCGGGTCGCCCCGGAGGTCCCCCTCTTTGTGCGCACCCGGCACCTCGCCGAGAGCGAGCGACTTCTCGCGCTCGGCGCCACCGACGTGATCGCCGAGGAGGTCGAGGCGAGCATCGAGATCCTCGTGCGGCTCCTCCGCCGCCTCGAGCTCCCACGCAACGTCATCGACCGCCGCGTCGAGGCCGCGCGCGAGGAGCACCGCACCTCCCGCCGCGAGGTCTCCGTACCCCGAGCCACCCTCGCGGAGCACGAGGCGCTGGCGCACCTGAAGATCGAGAGCCTGCTCGTAACGAGTGACAGCCCCTGCGCGGGACGCACCGCCCTCGAGCTGGACCTGCGCCGGAGGACCGGCGCGCTCGTCGTGGCGATCCGGCGCG
- the nhaA gene encoding Na+/H+ antiporter NhaA, with amino-acid sequence MTATRADGAAPLPPAPPGSWEPLIRLARFARRPLDRFLKIEAASGILLLLAAAVALVWANSPWAGSYRELWHLSLGVKLGPWSFERSLDWVVNDGLMVIFFFVVGLEIRRELHHGELSSPRRAALPAIAALGGMVAPALLYLTIAGAPATRSGWGVPMATDIAFAVGILTLLGRRVPASLRVLLLALAVIDDLGAIIVIAVFYSSGVSIAGFVVAALGIGWILAMQGVGVRTKLAYVVPALVVWGGTYAAGVHPTIAGVIVGLLTPVRAWLGSEGFAESVGRELESLGQTSPATVSSHDLAQRLRRVDLARREAMSPAESLIESLHPWVAFGVMPIFALANAGVSLGDLTLGPESTRAALGTAIGLVLGKPVGVLLSVALALKLGVAVLPSGLTWRHLTVLGVVAGIGFTMALFIAQLAFAQPTLLVGAKLGILGASAVAAIGGLLLGRLMLKPPQGAAAERSADEAEAALST; translated from the coding sequence ATGACCGCGACCCGGGCCGACGGCGCAGCCCCGCTGCCGCCTGCCCCCCCCGGCTCCTGGGAGCCGCTCATCCGGCTCGCTCGCTTCGCGCGGCGCCCACTCGACAGGTTCCTCAAGATCGAGGCCGCGAGCGGCATCCTGCTGCTCCTGGCGGCGGCGGTCGCGCTCGTCTGGGCGAACTCACCCTGGGCCGGCAGCTACCGCGAGCTCTGGCACCTGTCTCTCGGCGTGAAGCTCGGGCCGTGGTCTTTCGAGCGCTCGCTCGACTGGGTCGTCAACGACGGCCTGATGGTCATCTTCTTCTTCGTCGTGGGGCTCGAGATCCGGCGCGAGCTGCACCACGGTGAGCTTTCCAGCCCCCGACGCGCAGCACTGCCTGCCATCGCGGCCCTCGGCGGGATGGTCGCTCCGGCCCTGCTCTACCTGACGATCGCGGGGGCCCCCGCCACGCGCAGCGGCTGGGGCGTGCCCATGGCCACGGACATCGCTTTCGCCGTGGGGATCCTCACGCTCCTCGGACGGCGGGTTCCTGCATCGTTGCGTGTCCTCCTGCTTGCCCTCGCCGTGATCGACGACCTCGGCGCGATCATCGTGATCGCCGTCTTCTATTCCTCGGGCGTCTCCATCGCCGGCTTTGTCGTCGCGGCGCTCGGCATCGGCTGGATCCTGGCCATGCAAGGGGTGGGCGTCCGCACGAAGCTCGCCTACGTCGTCCCGGCGCTGGTGGTCTGGGGCGGCACCTACGCAGCAGGGGTTCATCCGACGATCGCCGGCGTCATCGTCGGACTGCTCACCCCGGTTCGGGCCTGGCTCGGCTCGGAGGGCTTCGCCGAGAGTGTCGGCAGAGAGCTCGAGTCCCTCGGGCAGACCTCCCCCGCGACCGTCTCCTCTCACGACCTCGCCCAGCGGCTGCGACGCGTCGACCTCGCGCGCCGAGAAGCGATGTCTCCGGCGGAGAGCCTCATCGAGTCGCTGCACCCCTGGGTTGCCTTCGGCGTCATGCCTATCTTCGCGCTGGCCAACGCCGGTGTGTCCCTCGGCGACCTCACGCTCGGACCCGAATCGACTCGGGCCGCGCTCGGCACCGCGATCGGGCTCGTCCTCGGCAAGCCCGTCGGGGTCCTCCTCTCCGTGGCTCTCGCCCTGAAGCTCGGCGTCGCGGTGCTTCCGTCTGGCCTGACCTGGCGCCACCTGACAGTGCTCGGCGTCGTGGCGGGCATCGGCTTCACCATGGCCCTCTTCATCGCCCAGCTCGCCTTCGCCCAGCCCACGCTCCTCGTGGGAGCCAAGCTCGGGATCCTCGGCGCCAGCGCTGTGGCCGCCATCGGCGGGCTCCTTCTCGGCCGACTGATGCTAAAACCCCCACAGGGCGCAGCGGCGGAGCGGTCGGCGGACGAGGCCGAAGCCGCACTGTCGACCTGA
- a CDS encoding glycoside hydrolase family 15 protein, translating to MTLSELGLIGNCQVSALVRRDGAIVWSCFPRFDSPPIFAALLDDVAGGTFSIGPADGATGTQRYLTNTNILETKFSGPDGEFRVLDFAPRFVEHQRSFRPTKLVRVVEPLSGTPRIRVVCDPIRGWSRGRPRRELGSHHVAFWGYDAELRLTTDAPISYLDGVPFALTEREHFVLAWGAPVEEPLEPLCDRFLRETERYWRQWVKHCDIPPVYQEEVIRSALALKLHCFEDTGAIVAALTTSIPEAPGSGRCWDYRYCWLRDAYYALGAFRLLGHFEEREQFLHFLLNVAASSPELDLAPLYRIDGKADLEEQVLDAWPGFRGERPVRVGNAAAAHRQHDVFGEMVLALTPLFLDARFQEHVTLPVVDLVTRLARKAIAVAGQPDAGIWEYRSGWRPQTFSTLMCWAAADRMHRIAQRHRPNDASEFEVAAARLKQEILTHAVDPLRGCLVADYGGTEVDAALLQAVTLHLVPHESPLLHATVDAVRADLAHASWLRRYRTDDGFGVPGVAFMLCTFWEIEALARLGRLAEARSLMERVRAIRAPLGLLSEDVDPATGTMWGNFPQAYSHVGLIHAAFAASPRWSEVGS from the coding sequence ATGACGCTCTCGGAGCTGGGTCTCATAGGCAATTGCCAGGTCTCGGCGCTGGTCCGTCGCGACGGAGCCATTGTCTGGTCCTGTTTTCCGCGCTTCGATTCCCCACCTATCTTCGCCGCTCTCCTCGACGACGTCGCCGGTGGCACGTTTTCGATCGGCCCGGCCGACGGTGCCACGGGCACGCAGCGCTACCTGACCAACACAAACATCCTCGAGACGAAGTTCTCCGGCCCAGACGGCGAGTTTCGCGTCCTCGACTTCGCCCCGCGCTTCGTCGAGCACCAGCGCAGCTTCCGCCCAACGAAGCTCGTGCGCGTGGTCGAGCCGCTCTCCGGCACCCCTCGCATTCGCGTCGTGTGCGACCCGATACGGGGCTGGTCGCGCGGCCGTCCACGGCGAGAGCTCGGATCCCACCACGTCGCGTTCTGGGGCTACGACGCGGAGCTCCGGCTCACCACGGACGCGCCGATCTCCTACCTGGACGGCGTTCCGTTCGCCCTCACCGAGCGCGAGCACTTCGTCCTCGCCTGGGGTGCGCCCGTGGAGGAGCCCCTCGAGCCGCTGTGCGACCGCTTCCTCCGGGAAACCGAGCGATACTGGCGGCAATGGGTCAAGCACTGCGACATTCCCCCCGTCTACCAGGAGGAGGTCATTCGTTCGGCGCTGGCCCTGAAGCTCCACTGCTTCGAGGACACCGGCGCGATCGTGGCGGCCCTCACCACTTCGATTCCTGAGGCTCCAGGCTCCGGCCGCTGCTGGGACTATCGCTACTGCTGGCTCCGTGACGCGTACTATGCGCTCGGAGCGTTCCGCCTGCTCGGGCATTTCGAAGAGCGGGAGCAGTTTCTGCACTTCCTCCTGAACGTGGCCGCGTCCTCCCCCGAGCTGGACCTCGCGCCACTCTACCGCATCGATGGCAAGGCGGACCTCGAAGAGCAGGTCCTCGACGCGTGGCCCGGTTTTCGCGGCGAACGCCCCGTGCGCGTGGGCAACGCGGCGGCCGCGCACCGGCAGCACGACGTCTTCGGTGAGATGGTCCTGGCGCTGACGCCCCTCTTTCTCGACGCACGGTTTCAGGAGCACGTGACGCTCCCGGTCGTGGACCTCGTCACGCGCCTGGCCCGCAAGGCTATAGCCGTGGCCGGGCAGCCCGACGCCGGGATCTGGGAGTACCGCTCGGGCTGGCGGCCCCAGACCTTCAGCACCCTGATGTGCTGGGCCGCCGCCGACCGGATGCACCGCATCGCACAGCGGCACCGGCCGAATGACGCGAGCGAGTTCGAGGTCGCGGCGGCGCGACTGAAGCAGGAGATTCTCACCCACGCGGTGGATCCCCTGCGCGGTTGCCTCGTCGCAGACTACGGAGGAACCGAGGTCGACGCGGCGCTCCTGCAGGCCGTGACCTTGCACCTCGTGCCGCACGAGTCACCCCTCTTGCACGCGACAGTGGACGCGGTCCGCGCGGATCTCGCGCACGCGAGCTGGCTGCGGCGGTACCGGACGGACGATGGCTTCGGGGTGCCGGGCGTCGCCTTCATGCTCTGCACCTTCTGGGAGATCGAGGCGCTTGCACGACTCGGGCGTCTTGCGGAGGCTCGCTCCCTCATGGAACGGGTTCGTGCGATCCGCGCCCCCCTCGGCCTGCTCTCCGAGGACGTCGATCCCGCGACAGGCACCATGTGGGGAAACTTCCCGCAGGCCTACTCGCACGTGGGCCTCATCCACGCGGCCTTCGCCGCCTCTCCGCGGTGGTCCGAGGTGGGCTCATGA
- a CDS encoding trehalose-6-phosphate synthase: MPRAVRFLGLLLAGLALLAWLVFLALTGVTRQWLEKDLKLRAQLAVTAAQQGLAAHWTTDKQRLTAILTDITRDERIMGAAACASDGVLLASTEAYPHEFGCRKTLEAMDRESGGAHVAWAMTTALPSGRVQLSATRIEPRGVPLGVLLLVHDLSYVERREATTRNVILGMFFVLAVSASVLTLGLARLAWRRWARELRSAIAGDGSKEFQPLARDVRALVDELARDREAEVRTGAWGPDRLRATLKQHLHGERVVVLANREPYIHERDGAGVRVVHPASGLVTALEPVMRACSGVWVAHGSGGADRDVADSAGHVRVPPGEESYLLRRVWLTPQEEAGYYYGLANEGLWPLCHLAHARPIFRAEDYEQYVAVNRRFADAVCEEADTDDPIVLVQDYHFALAPRMIRERLPRATILSFWHIPWPNAERMGICPWREELLSGLLGSSIIGFHTQQHCNNFIDSVDAFMESRIDREEFAVVQGPRKTLVRAYPISIEWPVRRMATVPTVEECRRSVREELELSDNALLGVGVDRLDYTKGIEERFLAVDALLASHEEFRGRFVFVQIAAPSRTKIERYQRLNDRLETLAEEINARWRSGAYRPIAFLRTHHEPLAVFRHFRAADLCYVSSLHDGMNLVAKEFVAARDDEQGVLVLSQFTGAARELTEALVVNPYDIRQASEALATALRMPPAEQRERMRSMRRIVAEFNVYRWAGRMLIDAAEVRRRERLTGRLSSTISRVLTVGR; the protein is encoded by the coding sequence ATTCCCCGCGCGGTAAGATTCCTTGGCTTGCTGCTGGCTGGGCTGGCGCTCCTCGCCTGGCTCGTCTTCCTGGCGCTCACTGGCGTGACCCGTCAGTGGCTGGAAAAGGATCTGAAGCTGCGTGCGCAGCTCGCGGTGACCGCGGCCCAGCAGGGCCTCGCGGCGCACTGGACGACCGACAAGCAGCGTCTGACGGCGATCCTGACGGATATCACCCGGGACGAACGGATCATGGGCGCCGCGGCGTGTGCGTCTGACGGCGTGCTGCTGGCCTCCACGGAGGCCTATCCGCACGAGTTCGGCTGCCGGAAAACGCTGGAGGCGATGGACCGGGAGTCGGGCGGCGCGCACGTCGCTTGGGCCATGACGACCGCCCTTCCGTCGGGGCGGGTTCAGCTCAGCGCGACCCGGATCGAGCCTCGCGGTGTCCCACTGGGCGTCCTCCTGCTGGTGCACGATCTGAGCTACGTCGAGCGGCGCGAGGCGACGACGCGGAACGTTATCCTCGGCATGTTCTTCGTGCTCGCGGTCTCCGCCTCGGTGCTGACGCTCGGCTTGGCTCGTCTCGCCTGGCGGAGGTGGGCGCGCGAGCTCCGCAGCGCCATCGCGGGGGATGGGAGCAAGGAGTTCCAGCCCTTGGCGCGGGACGTGCGCGCGCTGGTCGACGAGCTGGCGCGTGACCGCGAGGCCGAGGTGCGAACAGGAGCCTGGGGCCCCGACCGGCTGAGGGCCACCCTGAAGCAGCACCTTCACGGGGAGCGCGTGGTGGTCCTCGCGAACCGCGAGCCGTACATACACGAGCGCGACGGCGCGGGGGTGCGCGTCGTGCATCCCGCGAGCGGGCTCGTCACGGCGCTCGAGCCGGTGATGCGGGCCTGCTCCGGCGTCTGGGTGGCGCACGGTAGTGGCGGAGCGGACCGCGACGTGGCCGATTCGGCGGGACACGTGCGCGTGCCGCCGGGCGAGGAGTCGTACCTCCTGCGGCGCGTGTGGCTCACCCCTCAGGAAGAGGCTGGTTACTACTACGGGCTGGCCAACGAGGGGCTGTGGCCGCTCTGTCACCTCGCCCACGCCCGGCCGATCTTTCGCGCCGAGGACTACGAACAGTACGTCGCCGTCAACCGACGGTTCGCGGATGCGGTCTGCGAGGAGGCGGACACCGACGACCCGATCGTCCTCGTGCAGGACTACCACTTCGCGCTCGCACCGCGGATGATCCGCGAGCGCCTGCCGCGGGCCACGATCCTTTCCTTCTGGCACATCCCCTGGCCGAACGCGGAGCGCATGGGGATCTGTCCGTGGAGGGAGGAGCTGCTCTCGGGTCTTCTGGGATCGAGCATCATCGGGTTCCACACCCAGCAGCACTGCAACAACTTCATCGACTCCGTGGACGCCTTCATGGAGAGTCGCATCGACCGAGAGGAATTCGCCGTGGTCCAGGGGCCGCGGAAGACGCTGGTCCGTGCCTATCCCATCTCTATCGAGTGGCCTGTGCGCCGGATGGCGACCGTACCGACCGTGGAGGAGTGTCGGCGCTCTGTCCGCGAGGAGCTCGAGTTGTCCGACAACGCCCTGCTGGGCGTCGGCGTCGACCGGCTGGACTACACCAAGGGGATCGAGGAGCGCTTTCTGGCGGTGGACGCGCTCCTGGCGAGCCACGAGGAGTTCCGTGGACGATTCGTCTTCGTCCAGATCGCCGCGCCTAGTCGTACGAAGATCGAGCGCTACCAGCGACTCAACGACCGTCTCGAGACGCTGGCGGAGGAGATCAATGCGCGCTGGCGCTCCGGAGCCTACCGGCCGATCGCGTTCTTGCGCACGCATCACGAGCCGCTCGCCGTGTTTCGCCACTTCCGGGCGGCCGACCTCTGCTACGTGAGCAGTCTCCACGATGGCATGAACCTCGTGGCGAAGGAGTTCGTCGCCGCGCGGGACGACGAGCAGGGGGTGCTGGTGCTGAGTCAGTTCACGGGGGCGGCGCGAGAGCTCACCGAGGCCCTGGTGGTGAATCCATACGACATCCGGCAGGCGAGCGAAGCGCTGGCGACGGCCCTCAGAATGCCGCCTGCGGAGCAGCGAGAGCGCATGCGATCGATGCGCAGGATCGTGGCGGAGTTCAACGTCTACCGATGGGCAGGGCGCATGCTGATCGACGCCGCCGAGGTGCGACGTCGAGAGCGGCTCACGGGGCGCCTCTCCTCGACGATCTCCCGGGTGTTGACTGTCGGCCGATGA
- the otsB gene encoding trehalose-phosphatase: MKHVLAAANREVLAQFAWSRVLLAFDFDGTLAPIVTDRDAARMRERTRALLAEVCELYPCAIISGRGLTDVSSRVGGLRVPFVVGNHGMEPGKGLPEFAREVRAIRSQLEAELSAFTGVDIEDKQFSLAVHYRRSRHKRAARAAIHAAVPRLLHPVREVAGKLVVNLIPEGAPHKGDALVRLRSRARTDTAIYVGDDVTDEDVFALDQPGRLLSIRVGCSRRSSAEYFLRDQREVDVLLRRLATLRRGVRRG; this comes from the coding sequence ATGAAGCACGTGCTGGCGGCTGCCAACCGAGAGGTGCTTGCTCAGTTCGCGTGGTCGCGGGTGCTGTTGGCGTTCGACTTCGACGGCACCCTGGCACCGATCGTGACGGACCGGGACGCGGCGCGGATGAGAGAGCGTACGCGAGCGCTGCTGGCGGAAGTGTGCGAGCTCTATCCCTGCGCGATCATCTCCGGACGCGGTCTCACCGACGTCTCGAGCCGGGTGGGTGGGCTACGAGTGCCATTCGTCGTGGGGAACCACGGCATGGAGCCCGGCAAGGGCCTGCCCGAATTTGCCCGAGAGGTTCGAGCGATCCGGTCGCAGCTGGAGGCGGAGCTGTCTGCATTCACCGGGGTCGATATCGAGGACAAGCAGTTCTCGCTCGCGGTGCACTACCGACGCTCGCGGCACAAGCGGGCCGCACGTGCGGCGATCCACGCGGCAGTGCCGAGGCTGCTCCACCCGGTGCGGGAGGTTGCCGGGAAGCTGGTCGTGAACCTGATCCCCGAGGGCGCCCCGCACAAGGGGGACGCACTCGTGCGACTGCGCTCGCGGGCACGCACCGACACCGCGATCTACGTGGGGGACGACGTCACGGACGAGGACGTGTTCGCGCTGGACCAGCCAGGCCGGTTGCTCTCCATCCGGGTCGGTTGCTCGAGGCGTTCGTCCGCGGAATACTTCCTGCGGGATCAGCGAGAGGTGGATGTGTTGCTGCGGCGGCTGGCCACGCTTCGGCGGGGGGTGAGGCGCGGATGA
- a CDS encoding winged helix-turn-helix transcriptional regulator — MTQGTEKGGGESLAAAGELLRSLSRLNHAMERASRALERTAGVTAQQRVVIRWVGRFPGMTAGDLARQLSLDAGTVSAALGRLERRGLVERRRGKRDGRRVVLGLTAAGRAVDREVVGPVERSAELLAATIPPEALATAQRVIERLRDLVEAQGGRSPVGAEGG; from the coding sequence ATGACACAGGGGACCGAGAAGGGGGGAGGGGAGAGCCTCGCAGCAGCCGGGGAGCTGCTGCGGAGCCTCTCCAGGTTGAATCACGCGATGGAGAGAGCGTCGCGGGCGCTGGAGCGAACGGCGGGCGTGACGGCGCAACAGCGCGTGGTGATCCGATGGGTGGGACGATTCCCGGGCATGACCGCAGGTGACCTCGCGCGGCAGCTCTCTCTCGACGCGGGAACGGTCTCGGCGGCCTTGGGGCGACTTGAGAGGCGGGGGCTCGTGGAGCGGCGACGCGGCAAGAGGGACGGACGGCGAGTGGTGCTGGGGCTGACGGCAGCCGGCCGGGCAGTCGATCGCGAGGTGGTGGGGCCGGTGGAGCGGTCGGCGGAGCTCCTGGCGGCGACGATCCCACCCGAGGCCCTGGCGACGGCACAGCGGGTCATCGAGAGGCTTCGAGACCTGGTCGAGGCGCAGGGAGGGCGTTCCCCGGTGGGCGCAGAGGGCGGCTGA
- a CDS encoding carbon-nitrogen hydrolase, whose protein sequence is MSPGRTFQLAALQLRMTSRPAENLDRAVAAIREAAARGANMVVLPELFRSLYFCQTEDHAQFDLAEPIPGPTTETLGALAKELSIVLVASLFERRAAGLYHNTAVTFDADGRIADVYRKMHIPDDPLYYEKFYFTPGDLGFRACDTRFGRVGTLVCWDQWFPEGARLTALEGAALLCYPTAIGWHPSEKAEFGAAQADAWRTIQRAHAIANGVYVCAVNRVGHEGPAGGGIEFFGGSFVCDPFGVVLAEAGRETPETLLVEVNLAYQEAVRQHWPFLRDRRIDAYGPLSSRYLHSK, encoded by the coding sequence ATGTCGCCTGGACGAACCTTTCAGCTCGCGGCCCTGCAGCTTCGAATGACCTCGCGTCCGGCGGAGAACCTGGACCGCGCCGTGGCGGCCATCCGCGAGGCCGCGGCCCGCGGGGCGAACATGGTCGTGCTCCCCGAGCTCTTCCGGTCGCTCTACTTCTGCCAGACCGAGGACCACGCGCAGTTCGACCTGGCGGAGCCGATCCCCGGGCCCACGACCGAGACGCTCGGGGCGCTGGCGAAGGAGCTGTCGATCGTGCTCGTGGCGTCCCTCTTCGAGCGGCGCGCCGCGGGGCTCTACCACAACACGGCGGTCACCTTCGACGCCGACGGGCGCATCGCCGACGTCTACCGCAAGATGCACATCCCCGACGACCCGCTCTACTACGAGAAGTTCTACTTCACGCCGGGGGACCTCGGCTTTCGCGCCTGCGATACGCGCTTCGGGCGGGTCGGCACGCTGGTCTGCTGGGATCAGTGGTTTCCGGAGGGGGCGCGTCTCACGGCGCTCGAGGGGGCGGCGCTCCTCTGCTACCCGACGGCCATCGGCTGGCATCCGAGCGAGAAGGCCGAGTTCGGCGCGGCGCAGGCGGACGCCTGGCGCACCATCCAGCGGGCGCACGCCATCGCGAACGGGGTCTATGTCTGCGCGGTGAATCGCGTGGGGCACGAGGGACCCGCCGGCGGGGGGATCGAGTTCTTCGGCGGCAGCTTCGTCTGCGACCCCTTCGGTGTGGTGCTGGCCGAGGCGGGGCGCGAGACCCCCGAGACGTTGCTCGTGGAGGTGAACCTCGCGTATCAGGAGGCTGTGCGGCAGCACTGGCCCTTCCTGCGCGATCGGCGGATCGACGCCTACGGCCCGCTCTCGAGCCGCTACCTGCATTCGAAGTAG